A stretch of DNA from Oryza brachyantha chromosome 9, ObraRS2, whole genome shotgun sequence:
ACCGAAAGCATCTGAATCTCTCTTCCCGTCTTCTCGGGAGGAAATACAATGAGCCTTTGaggtaaattaattaactagtagCAGCAACTAACAACACAGTTCGGGACACGGCTCTATTACATTACtcattctttttcttatttgacaccgttaaatattttattcaatttttttacaataataaGTTACGCTCAAAGTGtctcaaataaattaaatcataacaaaataattaataattatgtattttttaaaatatgacgaatgatcaaacatatattcagAAAGAAATgtcgttaaataaaaaagagtaagGGAAGTACTACATATAGATAGTGACTGATGTGTGGACCAATAGCAATAAGTCTCAACATGGAAGTGAGATATACCAAGGAGGTTCATACTTTCCATACTCTTGAACtacatgattttatttttggcaaaataaCAACTCTCTGTATGTAAATTTTCTGAAACtttttcaaatcaaattttcaattttataatacttATTAGTTCGTTTGTacccttaaaaaatatcataatttattcaGTTATTAGCCATACAtttattaatcacaaaatagCAGATCCTTTGTACCAATCTAATGCGATAGTGCACGGcttggtactaaattttgatcaaatttactGTTTGACATCTGAAtttgacaaaaacaaacattcaaaatttcaactgaaaattgATTTCGGGCCTGTCAAAATGTCGAATAACCATGAAAATCAAACCAATTGGCTTTGTGAACCCTAATGTGAGTATCAGTACGAGTATATTACATCCACATGCCAAGTAAAAACATCACTCAAGAGTATACAAGAGTATAGTTAGTttcagtgatctaaaaatcaatgctgaaaaataaaatttagtgaaaaaatcctaaaatcatccataaatttaagattaaaagtttaaattttggcttataaatataagtagaagcgaaaagatatggtgtgattttttttttgcttcctAGCtcgatttttatttatttttttggctaagTGGTTACTCTAGTTTGTTCTGAAGGACAGTGACACTTTTGCATCTGTTCTGAAGAGTGAAGAACGGCCACAAGCCAACAACAAAACCATACTGTCACCTACAAAACTTTTCAAAAACTTGCGAGAAAAGACGAAACTGCTGTGCATCCCATCCAATGAACCGTCGTCTGCAGGAATCAGGATCCATGCTGTCCACGTATTGCGCACCGGCCTCTTGGACACTTGCAGGAGTGAAGTGCCGGAGACGGAGCTCCATGCTGACCGCAGCCATTCCTGTGGGCCTTTTTGCTCTATCTCAtccttataagctaaaatttagattttttaaactccaattcaaatttattttaagtttttatactagtttattttgtagactttatttttagtttgctaaaaacacatactccctccgtgtttttatatgacagcggttgattttgatgttcgTGTTTATTctactaaaaaattatataattattaattattttattataatttgatttatatataaaaactttaagtatgaattataattttatatatttggataaattttttgaataagacgaacggttaaatgtagatctaaaagtcaacgacgacGTCACGTAAATAAATCAAGGGAGTATTATCTTTGGCTTGTAAATAAGACGTttagcttctttttttttcaacggGACTGGGGTTTCCAACCGTATCTCCATCTGCATCTGCTCAGCCAATCACGACGCCATGAGTCCCCGTCTCGcgtcagctcagctcagctcacaACGAAAATATCCAGAGCAGAGCGCCGCTAGTCTGCTACGCCGTGTTTGTCTCAGCCTCTACCGGTGGTGGCCAATCAGAGGCAGCAGAGCTCGACGGCGACCGCCGGAGTGTGCCCGTTTCGTTCGTCTCCATCTGCGGCGTCAACCATGGCGTCATGGGTTAATGGGGAGTTCGTCCCCCTGCAGATTTGGATGTTCAGCTGTAAAATATGACGAATAAGACTGGTTTTTTGTAGAGGGAAATGGAAAAGCAAAAGGGTTTAATGCAGGAGCATGACCTTCCAACAacagtttgtttgtttgtttttgttgttgttttgctGTTTTGGTTTTCATAACAGATGGTTTCCAAAGTTCTTGATCAATTTTCCGGCAGATACTGTGCTTCTCTCATCCTCTGTTTCAAGAATTTCATTTCACCGGGGGTCGCTCCTACTTAGCACTTTTTAGTTGCAACTTTGCACACATGTTTTGTAGTGCAATCGTGATATGATTATTAAAGACCATATAGGCTTTGACCTAATGCTAATAATATGAATATACTGATGATAGATGGTGAAGCTGTAAAAtcatactaaaaataaattggttTGAACTAATCAGAATTTAAATAGCTAACTACTCtgtctgtcctaaaatataatagtttgtagaattaaaaattcatctctaaaatataaaaattcatcttTTCATATCGCAACATATTTTCACCACTGTAGTTTTGCACCTAATTTCTCTTCTTAACCTATAATAATATTCCCAGCATGCTTAATATCCGTATTCGTATTCGATCTAGAACTTCATTTATGAtgaaagagagagagcaacAACTTCCTCGTTTCACTTATTCTTATCATAAatgaaacaacttattaacaattaaaaataaatttatatagaacttttatatacgtgatcttagtgatttaaaagtaaatgttgtaaaataaactatgataaaaaatttcaaaattaacttttgaaattttaaaattttagatattctTATAAGCTGTTAGCCAACCAAGGAGGCTGTAGGTTCTTTTCAAAAccacaaaaaggaaaagcaaTTGGGtatctgttctaaaatataaatatttatgcatataaatatttaatccgAACATAAAACATACAAAAATACTTGTATTTTGGTAAGGATGGGGCAAGTGATACCATTCTCAGTGGACAGCAAAGGCTGGGATGCTCTGTATATAAAACCCAGAGATCCATCCAAGCTCCTGCCCCCACTGTCCACTCCCCTACCAAAACCCGTTAAGAAAATATAGCCACGATCGCCGGCGGGATggcccaccgccgcctcctcctcctcctcgccgccgtcctcgccctcacggccaccgccgccgtcgcctcctccgaCTTCGACGACTCCAACCCGATCCGCACCGTCACGGaccacgccgcctcctcgctcGAGTcggccgtcctcgccgccctcgGCCGCACCCGCGACGCCATCCGCTTCGCCCGCTTCGCCGTCAGGTCAGCTCCTGCTCCCTGTCCCTCCCACCGtccgctctccgccgccgccgccggccattcGCGCTGACCACTCGGCTCGATCCCGTACGTCCGTCCCCACCCGCGCGCGCAGGCATGGCAAGAGgtacgacgacgcggcggaggtGCGCCGGCGGTTCCGGATCTTCTCCGACAGCCTCGAGCTCGTCCGCTCCACCAACCGAAGAGGCCTCCCCTACCGCCTCGGCATCAACCGTAGGATCCCGAGCACCTTCCTAATCCGGACGGCCCGTTGCCGTGGCCTCACACCCCCCGTCGCGTGGCTGTGCCTGCAGGTTTCGCGGACATGAGCTGGGAGGAGTTCCAGGCGAGCCggctcggcgcggcgcagAACTGCTCGGCGACGCTCGCCGGCAACCACCGGATGCgggacgccgccgctctcccGGAGACCGTAAGTACCAAGCTGTACGCTTCTTCGTCGTCTTCACctggtcgatcgatcgtctcTCAGTTGTAACGTAGTAACGGTAGCCAGATTAGGTGGGGAATTGTTACTTGGCAAAATCCTTGCATCGCCATGCGTGATAGGTATGCGCGAGTTGGGCTCAGACAGAGTCTCTgatctgaaactctgaacttTGCAAGAGGCAGCAAGATTTGCTCATCGCTGTAGCGTACGTACGCTTGATTGGCCGGCCCTACCATGTGTTACTGTCAAGTCTGTCCTGGGGGCCTTCTATACCTCGACAagaacagttttttttttttttgataataaccACTTAATTTCTTCTGTGACCTCTGCACATGATGTATAGTTACCGCGACGACAACGAGCCTGCTATGCCTGCCTGGTTTGCTGAAAGATGGAATTGTTcgatctcttttttctttttttttccggggGTTGTAATTGAACTGTAGTACAGCATTTCTCGCCGTATTATAGGTGCAATACTGATTTCTGACTGTATGGCATTCATACGCCGCAAGATTGTGGTCCTTTCATTGTGTTATGTCCTTACATGCTAATCGAGTAATCGGTCCCATAAAGTTGTGCATTTTGGATGTTTTAGCACGACGATGGAGGtttttgtttaattgttttgaGCTACTGCAGAAAGACTGGAGGGAGGATGGGATCGTCAGCCCCGTGAAAGACCAGGGCCACTGTGGCTCCTGCTGGACTTTCAGGTAACTACTCACAAATCAGCAACCGACTTTTTTGGATGGAAACTGTAGAACCTTTTGTGGTGCAAACTGTGTTAGTAGTGATTTTGCCATATCATCAACAATGAAAGTCGACAAAGAAAAGAGAGTCcttgttaattttctaaattataactTCTAAGCCTCTGCGCTAAGTCAGTAACTACGAGGGAGTTATGGTAAATCGTGTTAAATTAGCAAAAGGGTCTGGTTTCATAATTATCGAGCTGGGGTTAAAAAGCCTATGTTATCAGACAGGAAGTACCATTTTGTAGTCTGCTTGTCTGGCGTCAGGACTCGATGGCCTATGATCTTGAAAGTAATCACCAGGGTGGATGCACTTTTCAATTgtgatgctttttttttcgtaAATAGTTTAAAATTACGTTGGATGTGGCCCAGGATGGAACTGACAGATCAATATGTCGGTCAAGCTGAGATTGCTACTAGTAGCTTTTAAGTACAGTAGTTGAGAACTGGAGATCATCACCACAGAAAcgattacaaaaatatttgaaaatgttaagCATGGAATATAAAGTATTACACTCGTGGCCTGCAAGGAATTAAATAATGGAGCAACTgactttctctcttttttcccccCCTGAAACCGGGCCAGCTTTGCTGTGTTGTATTAAAGAAGGGTAGCGTTTATGTACAGCTTGACCAAACggtgaaaaaggaaaagtatGCAACTGAAATTATTGTCTACCTAGTCTTGCCAGCATAATCTTTTTCAGTTTCTCTTAATGGAGCCTTTCGTATGTCCTGTGTATTTACTTGTATCTTTCAATACCGTCAAATAAGCACATATAATGCAATTATTCAATACCGTCAAATAAGCACATATAATGCAATTATCGTACATATctaatttgtattttattcTGTTTCTTTCCGTCCATTTGCCATATATTCTTATCAGCATTTAACACTACAAATGGTGGCAAATATGCTTTACCAACCAGCTGGCAAACCTATGAGAAAATGATCCCCTGGAATGTTGCTTCCTGTtgtaactttatatatttgtgacCTTTATAGAAAAGATGTCCCATTTCCATAGCAgacaaagaagaaacaaaaaagctGGGGACGGTTGGTGTTCTGTTCTATAATCAGATCATTTCagttacctttaattttttatcctgGCAGCACTACTGGTTCTCTTGAGGCAGCATATACTCAGGCCACTGGGAAGCCCGTCTCTCTTTCTGAGCAGCAGCTGGTTGACTGTGCTGGTGCATACAATAATTTCGGGTGCAGCGGAGGCCTGCCATCTCAGGCCTTTGAGTACATCAAATACAATGGTGGCCTTGACACCGAAGAGTCTTACCCTTACACTGGTGTCAATGGCATCTGTCATTACAAGCCTGAAAACGTTGGAGTCAAGGTTTTGAACTCCGTTAACATCACCCTGGTAAGGAACCCCATTGTAAACTCTAATGGGCATATGTAGAATGAACTCttcttatttattgatttttttttgttattgtgGTGGTAAGGGTGCTGAGGATGAATTGAAGAATGCTGTTGGACTTGTTCGTCCAGTTAGTGTTGCCTTTCAGGTGATCGACGGTTTCAGGATGTACAAGAGTGGAGTTTACACAAGCGACCATTGTGGAACTACTCCTATGGTGAGTGTACAAGAGCTTTCGCTCATTTTCcagtttcatattttatttgttcatGTGTAGTTTTTCTTTCGTTTTTGGATCATTAACGTCCAGCCGTACCGTAAACTGTGAATTATTATGCTATCACTAGGATGTGAACCACGCTGTTGTGGCCGTTGGCTATGGTGTCGAAAACGGAGTTCCCTACTGGCTCATCAAGAACTCATGGGGCGCAGACTGGGGTGACAATGGTTACTTCAAGATGGAAATGGGCAAGAACATGTGCGGTAAGTATCCCACATGGACGTCCTCGCATAAAACGAACTGATATTTCACTTGTTCTGCTGGATATATACTGACTTTGAATGTACATCATGCAGGTGTTGCTACTTGTGCGTCCTACCCTGTTGTAGCATGAGTTGCCCATGTGCAAGCTCCATTTGCCGTCAATTTACTTGGCCtcgataatatatttttctgccCAAGGATGAAGATGGGTATACAGCGACTGAAACTATTCTGTGAATATAAGATCATAAGGACAGGAATTAGCCCAGTCAAGTGCCTGTAACTTCTCCTGTATGATTGTGTAGGTAATCCAGCAATTGGGGTTTCAGAGTACTCATTATATGGCTCGATGGCTGTAACATTCTATTTAAGCGGCAGAGTGGTCTATTCATATCATATTTCATAGTGCAGCTACAAAATTGCGTGTCATGCGTACATTACTATgctgtatatttgtattctcTCTACTATAGCCCGGTCATTTTCTTgtggattttggattttcatCAGCACTATTTTCAAGTTATTAAACGATGTGCTTCCgcaaaaactttaaatatagaagttcattCGATCTTTCTACAACAATTTGTTAATTTtgcactaattaatttaatgttTATTTCCTTAAACAACCATCgcaaaattagataatctatacaaaatctcaaaatctcATGAGAGAAGAACACCACCTATTGGAAGTTCAGTCCTATATGCCGCATGATTATTGTTGTTCATGTGCAATTGTGGCTACTAAATTGAGTAATGTCAAAGTCATGGGTGAAGTCTGAGTTCAGGTACAATACTGTTTCTATATATCAGCCCCATCCCCTTTGTGCTATTGGACCCATGTATTAGTGAGCAGTACGCGGTACTGCAGAGGATCCCATTTGATCCATTCATATTTCATAGTGCAGCTACAAATTTGTGTGTCATGCGTATATTATTATGTTGTATACTTGTATTATCTCTACTATGGCCCGGCCCTTTTCTTgtggattttggattttcatCAGCACTACTTTCAAGCTATTAAACGATGTGCTTCCACAAAAACTCTCAATATATAAGTTCTTCATTCTATCGTTCCACAACAATTTGTTAATTTtgcactaattaatttaatgtttgttttcttaaacAACCATCgcaaaatcagataatctatacaaaatctcaaaatccCACGAGAGAAGAACACCACCTATTGGAAGTTCAGTCCTGTATGCCGCATGATTATTGTTGTTCATGTGCAATTGTGGCTACTAAATTAAGTAATATCAAAGTCATGGATGAAGTCTGAGGTCAGATCCTCTACAATATGGTTTCTACGTGTCAGCCCTATGTGCTATTGGACCTACGTATCAGCGAGCAATACTCGGTACTGCAGAGGATCATATTTGGTGAATTTTAGATTCTTCAAATAaatagagaagaaaaacaagaaggaaaaaatgtagaaataaatatgaactttattatttttttttgggcaagAGGAGTTGAGAGTTGAGATCTCCCATTTCTAGGTCTGAATCCTCTATGGTATTGTAGAGAAGCACTTTTCACGTAAGCGGAACAGTAAAATAATACCGTAAACAGTGATAAATCTCAGCCTTTTATTTAATTCCAATATGAACGAGATATCTCAAATGCATCTTACCTGAGTCCTCTCCGGTAGCTATATGCTATTGCGGAGGATCTCATTCCCCATCTCCATATATTAGAAATAGGTGGTTTTAATATCAAGTATATCTAGGCACCtaaatttatacttaaaatttttatttctcatcAAATCTTTGAGATATAAAGTATTTAGAGGTAAAATTAACGCTAAAAATTACAGTACAGCTCGGTAACTTtccaaaaatagtaaaattgtcTATTAGAAACGACATCGCCGGACAGGTGAACCAGAAACCTTTTTGCCCATGATGTGGCATCTCCAAACAAATTTGCAAACTCTGCCAATTGAGGCAATTTTAGTTGTACCGAACACCTCTATTCTAAGTATAAACTGTATCCGCTACTCACTCAACGAGCGGTAAAAGAgtagccaaaatttttttaccgcATCCAAACCGCGCGCAACCAACGCGGtgcggccgctgccgccgcttgATCTTCTCCGTCGATCCGTTCTCTCTCgcggggcggaggaggaggcacgGGGCCGTTTCGCGCGAACCGTCGCGAGCTTTCACGGTGAATCGCCATTGAGAAAATCGCGGCCGGTTTTAACCTCCTCCTGCGACTTCACCTCCTCTGCCGCTTCCTGCCGACGACGGCTGGTTCGCCTCTGCCGGCCGGTGAGTTGGgttcttccttcttttttcttcttcttcttttcttcttcttcttcttcttcttcttcttcttcttctctgcaCTTGCTGCCGCGCTTTTCCGAATCAAATGCCGTGAGatttcttgattttgttttttctctgtgTACTTCGCAGTTGCAGTGAAATTGTTGGGTCACTGTAGATTCCATTCCTTCTAAAGTTTTCAAGAACCTCGTCATGACGGCCATATGTGTTCATGTCTAGGCCCCGTTTGAATCCAATTATGGATTTGGATTATcacaaatatgttttctttcaaGTTCTTAAAAGGTGTGTTCTATGAAaatgatttatatagataatttTCTTATGTAATCTTTCGAAAACAAGATTTttgcattatattttttactttagttGTTTATACTCTTAAATAGTTAcgataaaaatcatataattctTTAATCCTAACATCTAAACTATCTCCATTACAACGATATTGTCGGCTGAGAAGAACCCTGTTGAGATGATCGGAAATCAAGAGTGATCGTTTGGCTTATAATAAGTTTAGGCGAAACGACATAtgagccaaaaaaataatttattggtaATACTTTTGCAAACGTGTTCTTATcatttttagaacaaatattataaaataaactgtaaaaaaaacccaaaaatatactccatagttaacttttaaaatttaaattttggttagcAAGCCCAATCCAAATAATGAGGGCCACGATGGGCTCGCTGTCTTGTGGTGTAAGCCAGTGCAGGCTACCGACTAAAATTAGAACCGACTTTGATTGCCATTATCAGCAAATTAAAAGCCTTCTTACCGGGAACGGAACACAGAACACGGCAAGAGATCTATACCCCACCGATCAACTTGGCATCCAAGTAGCGTTCCACACTTCTGTTAAATTAGCACATTCCAAATGGAAATTCGGAGTGGAAACCGCCATTAGTACTCGAGTTTCAGTGCAGTTCGCCACGCATTTGCTCGTGAGTCGCTGTCATTTTCGGTGTCAAAACTGAAAAGTCATTAGCCAGGTTTTGTTTAGGGTAGCAGCATTTGATACTAATCTTTCCCTTGCATGTGATGTGACCGCCGCCTCTGGATCTCTGGCTTGCCGGCTAAGGAACACCGGGTGCTATATATATCGGGGAGCTAGCCTTCACACGGCAGGGGAAAGTTGCAGCAATTTTGTTGTTGCTCGCTCCTTGTTGCATCTTGCTCCGGCGATTTGATCTAGTAGGGAGTTTAGGTTGTTACTGGCTTCGATTCAATTCATAttgtgattaattttaattggTCTGGACAATTGGTAGCACAAACTCGCAAGTTAATTCCTTTTTTCTGTCCAATTCGCCAATTCGGTGATTCAATTCGTTTGGGGATTTGGGTATAAGAATTTCAGAATGCTATTAACACGGGAGTTAACAATCTGCATGAAATGAATAGGCTTTAATTTCTTCCCTCCTTGTGCTCCTTCCTGGCAGAGGCTGCAATTAACCAGCGATTTTACTCACCAAGATCGGTTCTTGGCCGGTGCAAAGCTCACCGATTTCGCGCGCACCATGGGGAGGAACTCGGGGCTTGCACTGTTGATCTTGGCCTGTCTATGGCTGTGCCCTCGGAGGAGCAGCGGCTTCTCCTGGAACATTTtctcgtcttcgtcttcgtcttcggcgacggccggtgaACGCAGCGCACCGATGATGGagctggacggcggcgcggtggcagaCTTCTCGATGGACGGGACCAACGACCCGAGAGGGCTGAAGCTGCTGGAGAACGCGTGGGGCAAGCTCGCCGGGCCCAAGAACTGCTGGCAGGAGGCGTACCGGAAGCTCTTCGCCAGCTGCGGCGAGATCATGGCCGACAAGGAGAAGCAGTCGCGGCTGGCGTGGCACCTCAGCAGCTGCTTCCAGGAGGactccggccggccgccgttCCCTCGCTGTGGCGAGAGCTCCGAGATGGTGTACTGCCGCAAGAGGCTCGGCGACTCCGAGGACCAGGTGTTCCTCGAGTTCTTCCTCGAGACCAACACCCTGTGTCACCAATTGCAGTAAGTAATCCCTCAGCTTCAGTTGCAATTCATATGCTTTAATACATAATACTACcgtttcttgaaaaaaaaatggttgatTTGTGCAGAGCTGAAGCATTCAAGCATAACACCGAGAGGCTCGTCAACGACCTGACAAAGACATCCAAGTCAGCCGAGGAGAAGCTCGAGGTGATCGAGGAGAGGTCAGACCAGATCATAAAAGAGTCGGGCAAAGTGCAGGAAACGCTCTCGTCGATCGAAATGCAGGCTGATCACCTAGCAGAGACGGCCAAGAACGTCGAGGTCCAGATCAGCGACGTGCTGGCTCACTCCAAGGCCATCTTCGAGCAGTCCAAGGAGATCGCAGACTCGCAGGCGAAGCTGAGAGAAGGGCAAACTGAGATGAGGGAGACGATCGACGCCGGCATGGTGCGCATTCAGGAGTCGTATGAGAGCCTTGGCGATGGCATGGATAGGCTGAAGGAGGAGGCTGTTGATATTCAGAGGGAGATCAAAACTGTTGGTGATTCCATGTCCTCCAAGATGCAAGATCTGCAGAGCACTGCAAATGATATTGGGAGTGTGGCTGGCAAATCA
This window harbors:
- the LOC102702127 gene encoding oryzain gamma chain; the encoded protein is MAHRRLLLLLAAVLALTATAAVASSDFDDSNPIRTVTDHAASSLESAVLAALGRTRDAIRFARFAVRHGKRYDDAAEVRRRFRIFSDSLELVRSTNRRGLPYRLGINRFADMSWEEFQASRLGAAQNCSATLAGNHRMRDAAALPETKDWREDGIVSPVKDQGHCGSCWTFSTTGSLEAAYTQATGKPVSLSEQQLVDCAGAYNNFGCSGGLPSQAFEYIKYNGGLDTEESYPYTGVNGICHYKPENVGVKVLNSVNITLGAEDELKNAVGLVRPVSVAFQVIDGFRMYKSGVYTSDHCGTTPMDVNHAVVAVGYGVENGVPYWLIKNSWGADWGDNGYFKMEMGKNMCGVATCASYPVVA
- the LOC102702406 gene encoding protein GAMETE EXPRESSED 1, whose translation is MGRNSGLALLILACLWLCPRRSSGFSWNIFSSSSSSSATAGERSAPMMELDGGAVADFSMDGTNDPRGLKLLENAWGKLAGPKNCWQEAYRKLFASCGEIMADKEKQSRLAWHLSSCFQEDSGRPPFPRCGESSEMVYCRKRLGDSEDQVFLEFFLETNTLCHQLQAEAFKHNTERLVNDLTKTSKSAEEKLEVIEERSDQIIKESGKVQETLSSIEMQADHLAETAKNVEVQISDVLAHSKAIFEQSKEIADSQAKLREGQTEMRETIDAGMVRIQESYESLGDGMDRLKEEAVDIQREIKTVGDSMSSKMQDLQSTANDIGSVAGKSLENQMHLLDGQSKAMDGLNNLYSFQAQALEESRETMQKLAQFGQRQQEELLSRQEEIRQAHDHLIHNSHSILEAQEEFRAKQANIFAALNKLYILHNAILAESRFIKAFFFYCCIVFLIYVLTSAKQTFSIRGHLYFGLCITLLLEIGLIKLGADDIDKQFWVLSKVFLVRSVFLALATAQMLHSIFTYRDYEVLNHHLLQTLVEKVRALEETAGAGEKMLSCGSTESERSLGDYSWVFDDLADDEADSRADPSYALPEDGHQQAVVAMAVAVAPRRKHGVSPEEAVGESSVTTSAGRRYNLRPRSSSYRLP